A section of the Epinephelus moara isolate mb chromosome 3, YSFRI_EMoa_1.0, whole genome shotgun sequence genome encodes:
- the alox5ap gene encoding arachidonate 5-lipoxygenase-activating protein codes for MNLVVVENIYLLVMVTLISVLQNAFFALKVEKECKTQNVNTAAFERVSCANRNCMDAYPTFLAVMWCAGLCLSQAPAAFAGIIYLVVRQKYFVGYMGQTSQSTPGYLFGKRVLGFLSLMCIVGISSYLLVRYYGNGYKEYVETIANAASALLLIP; via the exons ATGAACCTCGTAGTGGTGGAAAACATCTACCTCCTGGTCATGGTCACCCTCATCAGCGTACTTCAGAATg CATTCTTTGCCCTGAAGGTGGAGAAGGAGTGCAAAACTCAAAATGTCAACACAGCTGCTTTTGAACGAGTCTCGTGTGCCAA TCGCAACTGCATGGATGCTTATCCCACTTTCCTGGCAGTGATGTGGTGTGCTGGTCTGTGTCTCAGTCAAG CGCCTGCTGCCTTTGCCGGGATCATCTATCTTGTAGTCAGGCAGAAGTACTTTGTTGGATACATGGGACAAACCTCTCAAAG CACTCCAGGCTACCTGTTTGGAAAACGCGTCCTCGGCTTCCTGTCCCTGATGTGCATCGTGGGCATCTCCAGCTACCTGCTGGTGCGCTACTACGGCAACGGCTATAAGGAATACGTAGAGACCATCGCCAACGCTGCATCTGCTCTTCTCCTCATCCCTTAG
- the LOC126387747 gene encoding mesenteric estrogen-dependent adipogenesis protein-like, protein MTINKVSNNSRMKVTEVEEFLRKPPAGFSVEALTSGYRVHSNPETSLVLIDDFDSCRGRVVFHKSLGRKVKMHNLWEYTSMRKSLLSKRIYLLMSACEENLSVANKKAATEPRVLKQFVVSFDGRDPFIKWQMERGLDWTISSVAGESYRVDIDLTEVLESWAAKNIIIITDEQKKVQPVWRDAAFTLKYYSDALFDFPHWFGFSKRTFNLRLT, encoded by the exons ATGACAATAAACAAAGTGTCCAACAACAGCAGGATGAAGGTGACAGAGGTGGAAGAGTTCCTGAGAAAACCTCCGGCCGGTTTCTCCGTGGAGGCTCTCACATCGGGTTACAGAGTCCACAGCAACCCGGAGACAAGCCTGGTGCTCATCGATGACTTCGACTCCTGCAGAGGGAGAGTAGTTTTCCACAAGTCGCTGGGAAG gaaAGTTAAAATGCACAATCTATGGGAGTACACCAGCATGAGAAAGAGTCTGCTGTCCAAGAGGATCTATCTGCTCATGTCTGCCTGCGAAGAAAACCTCTCAGTGGCCAACAAGAAGGCAGCAACTGAACCCAGAG TGCTGAAGCAGTTTGTGGTGTCTTTCGACGGCAGGGATCCTTTCATCAAGTGGCAGATGGAGAGAGGCCTGGACTGGACCATCTCCTCTGTTGCTGGGGAGAGCTACAGAGTGGAT ATTGACTTGACTGAAGTACTAGAGAGCTGGGCAgccaaaaacatcatcatcatcactgacgAACAAAAGAAAGTCCAACCTGTGTGGAGAGACGCCGCCTTCACCCTCAAATACTACTCTGATGCCCTGTTTGACTTCCCACACTGGTTTGGGTTCAGCAAAAGAACATTTAAC TTGAGACTAACATGA